One part of the Oncorhynchus clarkii lewisi isolate Uvic-CL-2024 chromosome 7, UVic_Ocla_1.0, whole genome shotgun sequence genome encodes these proteins:
- the LOC139413367 gene encoding DEP domain-containing mTOR-interacting protein-like isoform X3: MEKMGSSINRKSMARLHKAKVMIAGEQLRLRLHDGKLIKDRRYHLRTYPNCFVAKELTDWLISNKEAPDQATAVCLMQHLMDHDIVHHVCDKHPIFKDAKLLYRFRKDDGTFPFNTEVKVFIRGQRLYEHLITGRDSILQLREEQGIAYQRSIPGCQLMDWLLQNGETESRRQGLEFCRALLEHGIIQHVSKKYDFFDSRLLYQFCINFRRRRHLSELLNETDRDKKEGASVHALEDNHADSPFVLPKIPPQEESSGFQSAVQPNKPLKMIPNVHQANLNSLQLHASGYLPPATLSSAPVVRCNPKSVLKRNVTCEELLSPGAPFIKRVLTVSYKANIL; encoded by the exons GTTGAGGCTGCATGATGGCAAACTGATCAAGGATCGACGATACCATCTGCGCACTTACCCCAACTGCTTTGTAGCCAAAGAGCTTACAGACTGGTTGATCAGCAACAAAGAAGCTCCCGATCAGGCCACAGCGGTCTGCCTCATGCAACACCTGATGGACCATGACATTGTGCACCATG TTTGTGACAAGCACCCTATATTCAAGGATGCAAAATTGCTGTACCGTTTCCGTAAGGATGATGGCACATTTCCATTTAACACCGAGGTGAAGGTCTTCATCCGAGGACAACGATTGTATGAGCA TCTAATAACAGGCAGAGACTCCATTCTGCAACTAAGGGAGGAGCAGGGTATTGCATACCAGCGCTCCATCCCTGGCTGCCAGTTGATGGACTGGTTGTTACAgaatggagagacggagagtagGCGCCAGGGTTTGGAGTTCTGCCGTGCTTTGCTAGAGCATGGCATCATTCAGCATG TGTCAAAGAAGTACGACTTCTTTGACAGTAGATTACTGTATCAGTTCTGCATCAATTTTCGCCGCCGGCGCCACCTGTCTGAGCTCTTGAATGAAACTGATCGAGACAAAAAGGAAGGTGCATCAGTGCATGCACTGGAGGACAACCATGCCGACAGCCCCTTTGTCCTGCCCAAGATCCCCCCACAAGAGGAAAGTAGTGGTTTTCAATCTG CAGTGCAGCCCAATAAACCATTGAAGATGATACCCAATGTGCATCAGGCCAATTTGAACTCTCTGCAGCTACATGCTAGTGGATATTTACCCCCTGCCACACTCTCCTCTGCCCCAGTGGTGAGATGCAATCCAAAATCAG TGCTTAAGAGGAATGTAACATGTGAGGAGCTACTGTCCCCTGGTGCACCCTTCATCAAGAGAGTGTTGACGGTGAGCTATAAggccaatatact GTGA
- the LOC139413367 gene encoding DEP domain-containing mTOR-interacting protein-like isoform X2 has translation MEKMGSSINRKSMARLHKAKVMIAGEQLRLRLHDGKLIKDRRYHLRTYPNCFVAKELTDWLISNKEAPDQATAVCLMQHLMDHDIVHHVCDKHPIFKDAKLLYRFRKDDGTFPFNTEVKVFIRGQRLYEHLITGRDSILQLREEQGIAYQRSIPGCQLMDWLLQNGETESRRQGLEFCRALLEHGIIQHVSKKYDFFDSRLLYQFCINFRRRRHLSELLNETDRDKKEGASVHALEDNHADSPFVLPKIPPQEESSGFQSVQPNKPLKMIPNVHQANLNSLQLHASGYLPPATLSSAPVVRCNPKSVLKRNVTCEELLSPGAPFIKRVLTVMGDAVGWGFVIRGVAPVYVQAVDPGSPAAAAGVKVRQFVCQVNGRSVLHLDYRQVTRLVMTGPHTVVLEVMEPLG, from the exons GTTGAGGCTGCATGATGGCAAACTGATCAAGGATCGACGATACCATCTGCGCACTTACCCCAACTGCTTTGTAGCCAAAGAGCTTACAGACTGGTTGATCAGCAACAAAGAAGCTCCCGATCAGGCCACAGCGGTCTGCCTCATGCAACACCTGATGGACCATGACATTGTGCACCATG TTTGTGACAAGCACCCTATATTCAAGGATGCAAAATTGCTGTACCGTTTCCGTAAGGATGATGGCACATTTCCATTTAACACCGAGGTGAAGGTCTTCATCCGAGGACAACGATTGTATGAGCA TCTAATAACAGGCAGAGACTCCATTCTGCAACTAAGGGAGGAGCAGGGTATTGCATACCAGCGCTCCATCCCTGGCTGCCAGTTGATGGACTGGTTGTTACAgaatggagagacggagagtagGCGCCAGGGTTTGGAGTTCTGCCGTGCTTTGCTAGAGCATGGCATCATTCAGCATG TGTCAAAGAAGTACGACTTCTTTGACAGTAGATTACTGTATCAGTTCTGCATCAATTTTCGCCGCCGGCGCCACCTGTCTGAGCTCTTGAATGAAACTGATCGAGACAAAAAGGAAGGTGCATCAGTGCATGCACTGGAGGACAACCATGCCGACAGCCCCTTTGTCCTGCCCAAGATCCCCCCACAAGAGGAAAGTAGTGGTTTTCAATCTG TGCAGCCCAATAAACCATTGAAGATGATACCCAATGTGCATCAGGCCAATTTGAACTCTCTGCAGCTACATGCTAGTGGATATTTACCCCCTGCCACACTCTCCTCTGCCCCAGTGGTGAGATGCAATCCAAAATCAG TGCTTAAGAGGAATGTAACATGTGAGGAGCTACTGTCCCCTGGTGCACCCTTCATCAAGAGAGTGTTGACG GTGATGGGAGATGCAGTGGGCTGGGGCTTTGTGATCAGAGGTGTGGCTCCAGTTTACGTCCAGGCAGTCGATCCTGGAagccctgctgctgctgcaggggTTAAG GTGCGTCAGTTTGTGTGCCAGGTGAATGGGCGGAGCGTTCTTCACCTGGATTACCGCCAGGTCACCAGGTTGGTGATGACCGGACCTCACACTGTTGTATTGGAGGTCATGGAACCACTGGGGTGA
- the LOC139413367 gene encoding DEP domain-containing mTOR-interacting protein-like isoform X1, producing the protein MEKMGSSINRKSMARLHKAKVMIAGEQLRLRLHDGKLIKDRRYHLRTYPNCFVAKELTDWLISNKEAPDQATAVCLMQHLMDHDIVHHVCDKHPIFKDAKLLYRFRKDDGTFPFNTEVKVFIRGQRLYEHLITGRDSILQLREEQGIAYQRSIPGCQLMDWLLQNGETESRRQGLEFCRALLEHGIIQHVSKKYDFFDSRLLYQFCINFRRRRHLSELLNETDRDKKEGASVHALEDNHADSPFVLPKIPPQEESSGFQSAVQPNKPLKMIPNVHQANLNSLQLHASGYLPPATLSSAPVVRCNPKSVLKRNVTCEELLSPGAPFIKRVLTVMGDAVGWGFVIRGVAPVYVQAVDPGSPAAAAGVKVRQFVCQVNGRSVLHLDYRQVTRLVMTGPHTVVLEVMEPLG; encoded by the exons GTTGAGGCTGCATGATGGCAAACTGATCAAGGATCGACGATACCATCTGCGCACTTACCCCAACTGCTTTGTAGCCAAAGAGCTTACAGACTGGTTGATCAGCAACAAAGAAGCTCCCGATCAGGCCACAGCGGTCTGCCTCATGCAACACCTGATGGACCATGACATTGTGCACCATG TTTGTGACAAGCACCCTATATTCAAGGATGCAAAATTGCTGTACCGTTTCCGTAAGGATGATGGCACATTTCCATTTAACACCGAGGTGAAGGTCTTCATCCGAGGACAACGATTGTATGAGCA TCTAATAACAGGCAGAGACTCCATTCTGCAACTAAGGGAGGAGCAGGGTATTGCATACCAGCGCTCCATCCCTGGCTGCCAGTTGATGGACTGGTTGTTACAgaatggagagacggagagtagGCGCCAGGGTTTGGAGTTCTGCCGTGCTTTGCTAGAGCATGGCATCATTCAGCATG TGTCAAAGAAGTACGACTTCTTTGACAGTAGATTACTGTATCAGTTCTGCATCAATTTTCGCCGCCGGCGCCACCTGTCTGAGCTCTTGAATGAAACTGATCGAGACAAAAAGGAAGGTGCATCAGTGCATGCACTGGAGGACAACCATGCCGACAGCCCCTTTGTCCTGCCCAAGATCCCCCCACAAGAGGAAAGTAGTGGTTTTCAATCTG CAGTGCAGCCCAATAAACCATTGAAGATGATACCCAATGTGCATCAGGCCAATTTGAACTCTCTGCAGCTACATGCTAGTGGATATTTACCCCCTGCCACACTCTCCTCTGCCCCAGTGGTGAGATGCAATCCAAAATCAG TGCTTAAGAGGAATGTAACATGTGAGGAGCTACTGTCCCCTGGTGCACCCTTCATCAAGAGAGTGTTGACG GTGATGGGAGATGCAGTGGGCTGGGGCTTTGTGATCAGAGGTGTGGCTCCAGTTTACGTCCAGGCAGTCGATCCTGGAagccctgctgctgctgcaggggTTAAG GTGCGTCAGTTTGTGTGCCAGGTGAATGGGCGGAGCGTTCTTCACCTGGATTACCGCCAGGTCACCAGGTTGGTGATGACCGGACCTCACACTGTTGTATTGGAGGTCATGGAACCACTGGGGTGA